Within the Dolichospermum compactum NIES-806 genome, the region AATACCATTTAACAAATCAATATCTGTACCTGGACGAATAGCTAAATGTAAATCGGCTGCTTCGGCTGTTGGGGTACGCCGAGGGTCAACCACAACCATTTTAACATGGCGATTTTTTTTATGATATTTTGCTAACCGATTAAAAATAATGGGATGACATTCCGCCGTATTTGTACCAATTAAAAAAGCACAATCAGTTAATTCTAAATCATCGTAACAGCAAGGAGGCCCATCAGCACCAAAACTTTGAATGTACCCAGATACCGCACTAGACATACACAACCGGGAATTAGCATCGAAATTATTAGTTCCTAAACAACCTTTGAGTAACTTTTGAGCAATATAATAATCTTCAGTTTGAAATTGTCCAGAACCATACATACAGATAGAATCTGTGGCTTGATTCAAGCGCAATGTTTGAATCCGTTGGGTAATAATATCAAAGGCTTCATTCCAACTCACACGCCGAAATTCTGCATCTAACGAATCGCGTACCATTGGATGATGCAATCTACTTTTATCCAAAGATTCAGCAATAGTTGCACCTTTAACACATACCATTCCTTGACTAGAAGGATGAGATTTATCACCCCTAACTCGCCAAATAGGAATTCCTTCACTATCTCGATTTGTGGCTTTTCCATATTGGGCTGGTGCAGAAACTTCTAAACCGCAACCAACACCGCAATAAGGACAAAGTGTTTTGGTAAATTCATTCATGATATTTATGGGATTTCACACTATTGTGCAAAATTTTTTATGAGAAACGAACCGCAGAGGACTCAGAGATAATTTCATAAGAGGAGAAATATTTTTAATTTCTGGTTTTTTGTATTCTTGCCTTTGCGTCTCTGCGCCTTTGCGTGAGATATTTATTTTTCTGCTATTAAAATCGGTTGAGGATTAATTATTTCGGCTTCATTTTCTTTATCAGATACAAATGGTTCTTTGGGGACTTTTCCCAATTACGTATTATGCCAATTACTCTTCAACATGAGCGCAGCGACGATAGAGGAAGTCTAAGGCATAGTTTCGTAGGTTGTAATATTCTGGATTTTCCATAATCCGGCGACGGTTGCGAGGACGAGAAAAGGGTATTTCTAATATTTCGCCAATATTTGCTGCTGGTCCATTTGTCATCATCACTAATTTATCTGCGAGGAAAAGTGCTTCATCAATATCATGGGTAATCATCAAAACTGTGATTTGATGTTCTGACCAAATTTGCAGGAGTTCTTCTTGTAATTCTTCTTTGGTGATGGCATCTAAAGCACCAAATGGTTCATCTAAAATGAGGAGTTGGGGACGAATGGCTAAGGCACGGGCTATAGCTACTCTTTGTTTCATTCCTCCAGATATTTGACTGGGTTTCTTTTGGGCTGCTTCTGTTAGTCCTACCATTGCTAAATGTTCTCTGACTATTGCCCGTTTTTCCGATTTGCTTTTGTGAGGAAATACGGAATCAACACCTAAATAAACATTATCAAAAACATTTAACCAAGGTAGTAAACAATAGTTTTGAAATACCATCATTCGGTCTGGACTGGGTTCGGTTATGGGTTGACCTTGTAACCACACGACCCCGTTGGTAGGTTTATTAAATCCAGAAACCATGTTGAGCAGTGTTGATTTTCCACAGCCGGAATGGCCAATTAAACAAATAAATTCACCTTCACTAACTTTGAGGTTAATGTCCTCTAGGACGGTGTATAGTCCTTCAGCAGTGGGGTAAATTTTGTTGACACCATCAATTACTAAGAAGTCTTCTTTTTTCTGGGTTTGTAATTGTTGGGTTTTGTTATTATAGTTTACTGTTGTCATGATATTTTTGGTAATAGGGAATGGATAATTGGTAATAACAAATGAGAATTGAAAACTGATACCATTTCTTGATGAGGCTACGCTTAATTTTGTAACCTTATCTTTTTCTTCTCTGTGTCCTCTGCGCCTCTGCGGTTCGTTCCTTTTTAAATTTGGCGCATCTTTATACAGAATTGGTATGACTAGATAAATACTTCTTCTACTCGAAGCTGGCGTTTAATTTCCAAACTTTTTACATATTCTATTGGTTCGGAAGGATTAAAGACTTTGCCATCAAATAATTGAATTATTTCTTCCCTGCCAATATCTAAAATGCCTCTTTCTCGTGCGGCTGCACCAAATATATCTGGACGGCAAACTCTGTCAATTACTTCTACCCAGTTTTTGGGGAAAGCTACTAAACCCCAACGGGCTAATTGAGTTAAAATCCATAGCATTTCATGACGATCTGGATAGTTGGCTTTGTTGAAATAAAACTGATGGGAAGTTTGGAGTTGGTTGTGATTACTATGCTTGTAATTGTCTATTAAACCTGGACGAAGATGCAGAGAATTACTACCAAGATAGTCAGGTTGAGAAATTAATTTGATAACTTCTTCCCGGTTGCGAATATCGTCGCAATATTCACAAGCCCCTAATAGGGCTTTGACTAATGCTAGATGTGTTTGGGGATTTTCCAGCGCCCAATTTTCTCTTACTCCTAATACTTTGTCTGGATGTCCATGCCAAAGTTCTGAGGTGATAGTAATAATAAAACCCAAATTTTGATCAACTGCGTGAGAGTTCCAAGGTTCACCGACACAGTAACCATCAATTTTTGCTTCTTGGAGGGCAGTTACCATCTCTTGTGGTGGAATTACCATCAAACTAACATCTACATCAGGTTTAATTCCACTTGCTGCTAACCAATAGCGCAATAATAGGTTTTGCATGGATGCGGGATGGACAATTCCCAAAGTATGGGTTTTGTCTAAGTCAGCCTTAATAATGGCTTGAAAGTCTGTTAAGTTTTTTACTCCACTGTTGAATAATTCTTGGCTGAAAGTAATGGCGCTACCGTTGCGGGAAAGGGTCATGGCTGTTACCATTGACACCGGATTTTTACCTCCTGCACCTAATGTCAGGGCTAGGGGCATTCCTGCTACCATTTGGGCGGCATCAAGTTTGCCTGTGGCCACTCCTTTAGCGATGTTTTTCCAGCTAGTTTCAGGGTTGAGGTTGACTTCTAAACCATATTCGGCAAAGAAACCTTTTTCTTTGGCAATTATTAAGGGTGCAGCTTGAGTCAGGGGAATATAGCCAATTTCCAAATGAACTTTTTCTAACTTGTTGTTAGAAATAATAGCAGGTGCAGTAGGTTGTTTCTGGCGTTTTTTTGCTTGTTTTTGTTGGTTGAGAAAGTAAATTATTTCGTTCCGCAAATTGTAATAACAGGGATTATTAACTACTTCCAAACGTTGACGGGGACGGGAAATAGGTACTTCGAGAATTTGCCCAATGTGTGCTTCGGGTCCATTGGTTAACATGACAATGCGATCGCTCAATAATAAAGCTTCATCTACATCATGTGTCACCATCACACAGGTAATTCTGTGTTCATTACAAATTTGCATTAATTGTGCTTGTAAATTCCCCCTTGTCAACGCATCCAAAGCACCAAAAGGCTCATCTAATAATAATAACTTGGGACGGGTAGCTAAAGCACGAGCGATCGCAACTCGCTGTTTCATGCCCCCGGATAATTCACTAGGACGCTTATTAGTTGCCCGTCGTAAACCCACCATATCAATATGTTCTTCTATTATTCCCCGACGTTCTGCTTTAGGTAGATTTTGATGGACTTCATCTACAGCCAAGGCGATGTTTTCCCTTACAGTTAACCAAGGAAGTAAGGAGTAATTTTGAAAAACCACCATTCTATCAGGACCTGGTTCTCTGACTTCCCGACCTGCCAAAGTTACACCACCAATACTAGCTTGATCTAAGCCAGCAATAATATTAAGTAAGGTGGATTTACCACAACCAGAATGTCCAATTAAAGAAACAAATTCACCTTCAGAAATTTTTAATTCAATATTTTTTAAAGCAATATATTTACCACCATCGGGGAGGTTAAATATTCGGTCTACATGATCAATTTCTAAAAAAGTATTCATTATGAATGGTAATGGGTAATTGGTAATGTAAAAAATTACGAACAAAGAATTATTTTTGTTCTGTCGTTACAACCTTTTGGGCAACAAAAGCCACCATTCTATCTAAAACTAATCCCACCAAACCGACATATACCAAGGCGATAATAATCTCACTCATATTAGTTTCAGTAGTCGTATTATAGGCATCCCAAATAAACGAACCAATACCCACACCACCAACCAACATTTCCGCCGCAACAATTGCCAACCAAGATAAACCGATGCCAATTCTTAAACCCGTAAAAATATAAGGAACAGTTGCCGGAAAAACAATTTTCAAGAAATATTTGCCCTTACGCAACCGCAAAACCCGAGCCACATTTACATAATCTTGGGGAATATTTTGTACACCCACTGTGGTATTAATTAAAATCGGCCAAATCGAAGTAATGAAAATTACGAAAATTGCCGAAGGATTAGCTTGTTGAAACCCAGCTAAAGAAATGGGCAACCAAGCCAAAGGTGGAATAGTTCTTAATACCTGAAAAATCGGATCTACAGCATTATACAGAAAAGTATTAGAACCAATTAAGATTCCTAAAACAACCCCGACAACTGCTGCTAAAGAAAAACCTAAAGCCACCCGTCCCAAGCTGGTAAATATCTGCCAACCTAAACCCTTATCACTGCCACCATTATCAAAGAAAGGATGAAGAATAAAAGGGTCCCAAGTTTCCCGAATTGTTTCTATCGGACCAGGTAATTGAAAACTAGGAATTAAACAAAGTAATTCCCACAACGCCAGAAAAACAAATAATCCAAACAGCGGCGGCAAAACCTTATTGATCAAAAACTTATTAATAGCCTTCTGTTGCTTACTAACAACTCTACGACTTCCAACAATAGCAGCCATTGATTTCTCCTAAGTAAAATATTAAAAATCTCTTTTCCTTCTCTTCTTTGCGCCTTTGCGTGAGACTTAAAAATCTAATTAATCTAATAGATTTTGTTGGGTTGCACTTTCGTTTAACCCAACCGATAATTACACCTTTTTAATTTGCAAACTCTTTAAATATTCCTCTGGTTTTTCAGGATCAAACTTCACCCCATCAAAAAATGTTTCCACACCACGAGAAGAACTAGTAGGAATTTCCGCAGCAGAGACACCCAAAGCCTTAGCAGCTTGTTTCCATAAATCCTCTCTATTAACTTGATCAACAACTTCCTTCACTTTCGTATCTTTAGGTAAATAACCCCAACGAATTTCTTCAGTTAAAAACCAAGTATCATGACTCTTATAGGGATAGGAAGCATTATTTTCCCAATACTTCATGCGATATGCAAAGTTTTGTTCCTTGCGTCCATCACCATAATCAATATTACCTTTAGCCCGTTCTAAAATATCAGCGACAGCAACATTAAAGTATTTTCTATCAGCGCAGATTTTACACATTTCTTCTTTATTTTCTGGCTGATCACACCATTGTTGTGCTTCCATAATTGCCATTAATAATGCTTGTGTAGAATTGGGATTTTTATCAACCCAATCTTTCCGCATAGCAAAAGCTTTTTCTGGATGGTTATTCCATAATTCACCTGTAGATAAAGCTGTATAACCTAATTTTTGGCTGACTAATTGAGCGTTCCAAGGTTCACCTACACAAAAAGCATCAATAGTTCCGACCTTCATATTCGCCACCATTTGTGGTGGTGGTACTGCTTCCAAAATTACATCTTGATCAGGATTAATACCACCAGCAGCTAACCAATAACGCATCCATAAATCGTGAGTACCACCCGGGAAAGTCATGGCAACTTTGATGGATTTTTTATCAGCTTTGGCTTTATTGACTGATTCTTTCAGTGATTTACTTTGTGAACGAACTTTCAAATCTTTGAATTTTTCAGCAACGGAAATAGCTTGACCATTGATATTTAACCGCGCCAAAAGATACATTGGCACTTTATCATTCATGGTCAAAAGATAGGGCATGGGGGTAAGAATATGTGCGCCATCAATACCACCACCAGATGAGCCAATTTTCAAGTTATCACGAGTGACTGGCCAGGATTTTTGTTTGCTGACATCAACATCTGTCATGCCGTATTTAGCAAAGAAACCTTTTTCTTTAGCAATAATTAAAGGTGCGGAATCTGTTAAAGCAATAAATCCTAATTTTGCTGTGGTTGTTTCTACTTTGGGGGCATTACTAACTGTGGAATTGTTAGCAAGTTTGGTATTAGAAGAAGCAGCAGTATCTGTTGTTGCTGACTTAGAGTTACTAGATGAACAACCGTGGACTAAAATAGAAGTTGCTGCTGCTACACTGGAGGTAATAATAAATTTTCTGCGAGAAATATTGCTCATGGGAAACTCTTAATCAGGTTTAATTTTGGTTTGCATTTATTTCTGGATTTTGGCGATTAATTTAATGAGAAATTAAGGCTTCTTCCTTAAGTTTTGCGCCAAAGTTTTGAATAAGTAAATCTCGTAATATTGGTTGTAACTCTTCACAGGGAATACTTTTTTGCACACAAGTTCCTAAATGTGCATCTTTCCCAACAGTTCCACCCATGTAAATGTCTACACCTTCCAACATTTTGCCATTTTTACGCACTTTAGTTCCCATTAAGCCAATATCGGCTACTTGGGGCTGTCCACAGGAGTTAGGGCATCCTGTCCAATGAATTCGGACAGGACGTGATAAAGTTAATTCAGATTCCAATGATTTAATCATTGATAGGGCGCGATTTTTGGTTTCTATTAAGGCAAAGTTACAAAATTGTGCGCCTGTACATGATACTAGCGATCGCATTAATAAGCCAGGATTAACTGAAAATTTCTCTAATACTGATTCTGTGAAAAATGCTGTTAAACTGGAATCAGGAATATTCGGGATAATGATATTTTGTTCAACAGTAAACCGGATTTCTCCACTTCCATAAACTTCAGACAATCGGGCAATTTCAAACATATCATCAGCAGACAATCTTCCCACGGGAATATTTAAACCTGCGTAGTTAAATCCAGATTGTTTTTGTTTATATATGCCCACATGATCCCGTTTTTCCCAGTCAATTTGATCTTTATCTACTGCGGGTAATAATGATTGACCAAAACGTTTTTCTACTTCGGCGCGGAATTTTTCTATCCCCCATTCATCAAGTAGCCACATTAGCCGGGCTTTTAGTCTATTTGCGCGTAAGCCATGATCTCGAAATATCTCGACAATGACTTTGGATAATAATACAACTTGGGCGGGCAATACCCAAACATTCAGAGGAATTGCTGCTTCACAACGTTTGGCGGAAAATAAACCACCGACAATGACGTTAAAACCAAAGATTGGAACTTGATCTTCATTTCCCCAAAAAGCGGGAATAAAGGCTAAATCATTAATTTCTGCGTGAACTGAATTATCTCTTCCTCCAGTAATTGCAATATTAAATTTCCGGGGAAGATTGCTAAATTCTGGATTACCTTCACCATTATTAGTCAGCATATCTTGGATTTGCTGCACTAATTCTCTGGTATCATAAAATTCATCTGCATCCAAACCCGCGACAGGATCACCTGTAATATTACGGACGTTATCCATCCCGGATTGGATAGTAGTTAATCCGACTTTGTGAAATTTATTAAAGATATCGGGAATATCTGCCAAATTGATCCCGCGTAGTTGTATATTCTGTCTGGTGGTAATATCGGCGCTGCCATTTTCACCGTAACGCTGTACCACTTCTGCGAAAGCAGACATTTGATTGCTGTTGAGAATGCCGTTAGGTAGACGCATTCGCATCATGAATTTACCGGGAGTGACTGGACGGAAAAATACACCTAACCATTTTAGGCGATGGTTGAGGTCGTTTTCGTCCATTGCTTCCCAACCGATTTGGGCAAAATTTTCTATTTCGTTTTTAACTGCGAGTCCGTCTTTTTCGGCTTTGAATTTCTCAAATTTATTGAGTTTTTCGGTGGTAGTTGCTGTTTCTATCATCGGCTTTTTTTGGGGAACAGGACTGAATTAACTGTGTATCCGTGTTCTTATCGGTTTTGTACTTGCCACTTTGGGGAAATAACTGATAGTAGTTTCCTGGTTGGTGGTGTAACAGTTTCGATATTGTTACGTTAGTGTGATTTTTCATAACAGTTCGTATAGTAGGTTACTAAATTTTGGTAACTATGCAAAAATCGGATATAAATATTGCGGTTATTGCATAAATTATTTTAATACACGAATACGAATTTATATAGATAGAAGCGATAATGGTAGTATGGTTTTTCGCATAGGTAGTCTATTTATTTTAGGTAGTGATTCGGATCACTACCAACTCTTGTAGGATGAGCAATATCCATGATATATATAAAGGATTAAAATTCATAAGATTATCTTACTTTAGAAGTCTTTTATAAGTATGATAGAAGCAATTGACTAGATACTTCAATAATTATGTTAATTAGATTCACAGTAGAAAATTTTTTATCCTTTAACCAAAGAATAGACTTTAATATGATTGCTGCCGATGATACTAACCATAGTCATCATGTAGTTAAAGGTGATTCTGATGATTCAATAAGATTACTGAGAACATCTATAATTTATGGTGCTAATGCTTCTGGCAAATCTAATTTAATTAAAGCCATGAAATTTGCCAGAGATTTCATTGTTGATGGTGTGGAAAAAAATACAAATATAAATATTAATAATTTTAAATTAGATAAAACCTGTTATACAAAACCATCCAGGTTTGAATTTGAGTTTAGAAATCAGGATAAACAGTATGCTTATGGTTTTCTAGTTGATAAACATAAAATTCATGAAGAATGGTTGTTTGAAATTGGTGTAAATACGGAAATACCTATTTATGAAAGAATAGGAGAAGATATTAATTTTCATAATTTTAATCATGAGGTTTTTTTAAATAGTTCTAAAGATGAAAAAAATAGAATCCGTTATGAAGCAGCGAGTACAAGAGAAAATTTACTTTTTTTAACTAACTCACAAGAACGGAAAGTTAAACAACTAGAATCTATATATGAATGGTTTAATGATGTTTTAACAATTATTTTTCCCGATTCCAAGCCTCTTCTACATTTTTTTAGTCAATCAGTTCAAAATTCTTTGGGTAAGTTTTTAGAATCATTAGATTTGGGAATTAAAAAAGTTACTACTAATACAATTGATTTAGATGACTATAAGAAAATACCTTCAGAAATTAAAGATAAGATCAAGAAAGATTTTCCCTATAAGGAAGGTGAGGAAAATGCAATATTTATACCAGCATTAAAATGTATTATTTCTAGAGCAAAAGATGAAACCGATAAATTGATGGTTCTCAATTTATCACCAGTAAGATTAGACAAAGAAAATAATGAAGTGAAGTTTGAAATATCAGAAGAGTCAGACGGAACCCAAAGACTAATAGATTTATTCCCTATGCTGATACATTTAGCGCGGGGTAATGCTGTTTATGTCATAGATGAAATCGAAAGAAGTCTACATTCTTTACTAATGAAAAAACTCTTTGATTATTTTCTAAATAATACTGAAAACACGAATTTAAATAGTCAGTTAATTGCTACTACCCATGAAGTTTTTTTACTAGACATAAAGGATATTTTTAGAAAAGATGAAATTTGGTTTGTAGAAAA harbors:
- a CDS encoding AAA family ATPase, which encodes MIAADDTNHSHHVVKGDSDDSIRLLRTSIIYGANASGKSNLIKAMKFARDFIVDGVEKNTNININNFKLDKTCYTKPSRFEFEFRNQDKQYAYGFLVDKHKIHEEWLFEIGVNTEIPIYERIGEDINFHNFNHEVFLNSSKDEKNRIRYEAASTRENLLFLTNSQERKVKQLESIYEWFNDVLTIIFPDSKPLLHFFSQSVQNSLGKFLESLDLGIKKVTTNTIDLDDYKKIPSEIKDKIKKDFPYKEGEENAIFIPALKCIISRAKDETDKLMVLNLSPVRLDKENNEVKFEISEESDGTQRLIDLFPMLIHLARGNAVYVIDEIERSLHSLLMKKLFDYFLNNTENTNLNSQLIATTHEVFLLDIKDIFRKDEIWFVEKDKHGQSVLYSLANTDVENLDLAAGYLNGRFGAIPFIKNLKSLGWREEK
- a CDS encoding nitrate ABC transporter ATP-binding protein (This model describes the ATP binding subunits of ATP-binding cassette (ABC) transporters for nitrate transport, or for bicarbonate transport, in bacteria and archaea.); the protein is MTTVNYNNKTQQLQTQKKEDFLVIDGVNKIYPTAEGLYTVLEDINLKVSEGEFICLIGHSGCGKSTLLNMVSGFNKPTNGVVWLQGQPITEPSPDRMMVFQNYCLLPWLNVFDNVYLGVDSVFPHKSKSEKRAIVREHLAMVGLTEAAQKKPSQISGGMKQRVAIARALAIRPQLLILDEPFGALDAITKEELQEELLQIWSEHQITVLMITHDIDEALFLADKLVMMTNGPAANIGEILEIPFSRPRNRRRIMENPEYYNLRNYALDFLYRRCAHVEE
- a CDS encoding ABC transporter ATP-binding/substrate-binding protein (This model describes the ATP binding subunits of ATP-binding cassette (ABC) transporters for nitrate transport, or for bicarbonate transport, in bacteria and archaea.) is translated as MNTFLEIDHVDRIFNLPDGGKYIALKNIELKISEGEFVSLIGHSGCGKSTLLNIIAGLDQASIGGVTLAGREVREPGPDRMVVFQNYSLLPWLTVRENIALAVDEVHQNLPKAERRGIIEEHIDMVGLRRATNKRPSELSGGMKQRVAIARALATRPKLLLLDEPFGALDALTRGNLQAQLMQICNEHRITCVMVTHDVDEALLLSDRIVMLTNGPEAHIGQILEVPISRPRQRLEVVNNPCYYNLRNEIIYFLNQQKQAKKRQKQPTAPAIISNNKLEKVHLEIGYIPLTQAAPLIIAKEKGFFAEYGLEVNLNPETSWKNIAKGVATGKLDAAQMVAGMPLALTLGAGGKNPVSMVTAMTLSRNGSAITFSQELFNSGVKNLTDFQAIIKADLDKTHTLGIVHPASMQNLLLRYWLAASGIKPDVDVSLMVIPPQEMVTALQEAKIDGYCVGEPWNSHAVDQNLGFIITITSELWHGHPDKVLGVRENWALENPQTHLALVKALLGACEYCDDIRNREEVIKLISQPDYLGSNSLHLRPGLIDNYKHSNHNQLQTSHQFYFNKANYPDRHEMLWILTQLARWGLVAFPKNWVEVIDRVCRPDIFGAAARERGILDIGREEIIQLFDGKVFNPSEPIEYVKSLEIKRQLRVEEVFI
- the ntrB gene encoding nitrate ABC transporter permease, with product MAAIVGSRRVVSKQQKAINKFLINKVLPPLFGLFVFLALWELLCLIPSFQLPGPIETIRETWDPFILHPFFDNGGSDKGLGWQIFTSLGRVALGFSLAAVVGVVLGILIGSNTFLYNAVDPIFQVLRTIPPLAWLPISLAGFQQANPSAIFVIFITSIWPILINTTVGVQNIPQDYVNVARVLRLRKGKYFLKIVFPATVPYIFTGLRIGIGLSWLAIVAAEMLVGGVGIGSFIWDAYNTTTETNMSEIIIALVYVGLVGLVLDRMVAFVAQKVVTTEQK
- a CDS encoding CmpA/NrtA family ABC transporter substrate-binding protein, whose translation is MSNISRRKFIITSSVAAATSILVHGCSSSNSKSATTDTAASSNTKLANNSTVSNAPKVETTTAKLGFIALTDSAPLIIAKEKGFFAKYGMTDVDVSKQKSWPVTRDNLKIGSSGGGIDGAHILTPMPYLLTMNDKVPMYLLARLNINGQAISVAEKFKDLKVRSQSKSLKESVNKAKADKKSIKVAMTFPGGTHDLWMRYWLAAGGINPDQDVILEAVPPPQMVANMKVGTIDAFCVGEPWNAQLVSQKLGYTALSTGELWNNHPEKAFAMRKDWVDKNPNSTQALLMAIMEAQQWCDQPENKEEMCKICADRKYFNVAVADILERAKGNIDYGDGRKEQNFAYRMKYWENNASYPYKSHDTWFLTEEIRWGYLPKDTKVKEVVDQVNREDLWKQAAKALGVSAAEIPTSSSRGVETFFDGVKFDPEKPEEYLKSLQIKKV
- a CDS encoding ferredoxin--nitrite reductase produces the protein MIETATTTEKLNKFEKFKAEKDGLAVKNEIENFAQIGWEAMDENDLNHRLKWLGVFFRPVTPGKFMMRMRLPNGILNSNQMSAFAEVVQRYGENGSADITTRQNIQLRGINLADIPDIFNKFHKVGLTTIQSGMDNVRNITGDPVAGLDADEFYDTRELVQQIQDMLTNNGEGNPEFSNLPRKFNIAITGGRDNSVHAEINDLAFIPAFWGNEDQVPIFGFNVIVGGLFSAKRCEAAIPLNVWVLPAQVVLLSKVIVEIFRDHGLRANRLKARLMWLLDEWGIEKFRAEVEKRFGQSLLPAVDKDQIDWEKRDHVGIYKQKQSGFNYAGLNIPVGRLSADDMFEIARLSEVYGSGEIRFTVEQNIIIPNIPDSSLTAFFTESVLEKFSVNPGLLMRSLVSCTGAQFCNFALIETKNRALSMIKSLESELTLSRPVRIHWTGCPNSCGQPQVADIGLMGTKVRKNGKMLEGVDIYMGGTVGKDAHLGTCVQKSIPCEELQPILRDLLIQNFGAKLKEEALISH